One part of the Tunicatimonas pelagia genome encodes these proteins:
- a CDS encoding serine hydrolase, protein MKEPFKKAYLQLTKALSVLPHKYIDRYWVGLVVSIWPFIFAYGQQNQASINNIAELTSAIEQVMRETQTPAIGVALINADGTGWVAGLGQADIENDVAADEQTMFWIGSVSKMFVSLAIIYTRKRGSRSG, encoded by the coding sequence ATGAAGGAACCATTCAAAAAAGCTTACCTACAACTAACGAAGGCGCTGTCAGTGCTTCCTCATAAGTATATTGATAGGTATTGGGTTGGCCTTGTGGTTTCAATCTGGCCATTCATATTTGCCTACGGTCAGCAAAATCAGGCATCAATTAATAACATTGCCGAGCTTACGAGCGCGATTGAGCAGGTGATGAGAGAAACGCAAACTCCCGCCATTGGGGTGGCCCTGATTAATGCGGATGGAACGGGTTGGGTAGCCGGACTTGGCCAAGCAGATATTGAGAACGATGTAGCTGCCGATGAACAGACGATGTTTTGGATCGGATCGGTTTCAAAAATGTTTGTATCCCTCGCCATTATTTACACGAGGAAACGGGGCAGCAGGAGTGGATGA
- a CDS encoding helix-turn-helix domain-containing protein, giving the protein MNHSNKSHQGLEICLTPAFITQFLPEDSPDFQHFTTSMTKNQSTALTNYSPVITPTMMHIIRSIMQSDTPTSLKKLFLYSRIMELLMLQFEQMYHSSDSRGISKQNKERMLEVKSFLEVQLEPTFSIRSLAKDFATNEFTLKKEFKQLFGKSIFDYWNEVRFSYAGQLLKEGYSIQQLADKMGYSSPQNFSTAFKRRFGVIPSAYEK; this is encoded by the coding sequence ATGAATCACTCTAATAAATCACATCAGGGATTAGAAATCTGTCTCACCCCAGCGTTCATCACCCAGTTTTTACCCGAAGATAGTCCGGATTTTCAACATTTCACTACCAGTATGACTAAGAACCAATCAACCGCCCTGACTAATTATTCTCCGGTCATTACCCCTACGATGATGCATATCATCCGTAGCATCATGCAAAGTGATACACCTACTTCCCTCAAAAAACTCTTTCTCTACTCCCGTATTATGGAATTATTGATGCTACAGTTTGAGCAAATGTATCATAGTAGCGATAGCCGGGGAATATCCAAGCAGAACAAGGAACGCATGCTCGAGGTGAAGAGCTTTCTGGAAGTACAATTAGAACCTACCTTTTCCATTCGTTCGCTAGCAAAGGATTTTGCTACTAACGAGTTTACCCTCAAGAAGGAGTTTAAGCAGTTGTTTGGGAAGAGTATCTTTGATTACTGGAATGAAGTACGATTCAGCTATGCCGGACAATTATTGAAAGAGGGTTATTCTATTCAGCAGCTAGCGGATAAGATGGGCTACAGTAGTCCTCAGAATTTTTCTACTGCTTTCAAGAGAAGGTTTGGGGTCATCCCCAGTGCCTATGAAAAATGA
- the azu gene encoding azurin, with protein sequence MKTSIITLTFAFLFFQCGGTSSSNVNQEETTDAVETSSVSSNDASSADEVTLVLNTGDALEYDKSELRVKEGQSVTLTLNHNGQMAKEAMGHNFVLLKTGTDIPTFANEALDARENEYIPEGSEQVIVHTKLIGGGESDTITFEAPPKGTYDYICSFPGHYSLMQGKLIVE encoded by the coding sequence ATGAAAACATCAATTATAACCTTAACTTTTGCCTTCCTTTTTTTTCAATGCGGGGGCACTTCCAGTAGTAATGTCAATCAAGAAGAGACCACTGATGCAGTCGAAACTTCTTCGGTAAGTTCTAACGATGCTTCATCAGCCGATGAAGTTACTCTGGTACTAAACACCGGCGACGCGTTGGAGTACGACAAAAGCGAACTTCGGGTAAAGGAAGGGCAGTCGGTTACGCTCACATTAAATCATAACGGTCAGATGGCTAAGGAAGCAATGGGGCACAACTTTGTGCTGTTAAAGACTGGTACGGATATTCCCACCTTTGCCAATGAAGCACTGGACGCTCGGGAAAATGAATATATTCCGGAGGGTAGCGAGCAGGTTATTGTTCACACCAAATTGATTGGGGGTGGCGAGTCAGATACTATAACTTTTGAAGCTCCTCCCAAAGGTACTTACGATTACATTTGTAGCTTTCCCGGCCATTACTCGCTCATGCAAGGCAAGTTAATCGTTGAGTAG
- a CDS encoding helix-turn-helix domain-containing protein, whose product MRTKIYGAELEELLVEVNYPDSFVTPGVAYYEKEYTTSAFLGEGYYKETFFEGIHIGYGDFLLTKPTSAYFDTDMETVEMHFALGGLARTNSPNFSRDISFNANQHNLIYACGFQGAIEWFAQESVKLLEINVQPSFLKKYLPDGHLFDLFLESMERKQSAVISPHNYPITPQMMKLIQGIIHCDRTGHFKRMFLESHIIELLMLQLEQISSHDCNVFCAIDKQHWERLHAAREILDQQLNANFTLNSLAQQVGTNEFALKKGFKELFGTTVFGYWNQIKMQEARTLLTEGMMNVTEISSKVGYKNPQHFSTAFKKYFGYSPSELKVRY is encoded by the coding sequence ATGAGAACGAAAATATACGGTGCCGAGCTAGAAGAGCTGCTTGTTGAAGTTAATTATCCTGACTCTTTCGTAACACCGGGGGTTGCTTACTACGAAAAAGAGTATACTACCAGCGCGTTTTTAGGGGAAGGTTATTATAAGGAGACTTTCTTTGAAGGTATTCATATTGGTTACGGGGATTTTCTTTTGACGAAGCCCACCTCAGCCTATTTTGATACCGATATGGAGACGGTAGAAATGCACTTTGCTTTGGGAGGGCTGGCCCGCACTAATTCACCTAACTTTTCCCGAGACATAAGCTTTAATGCTAACCAACACAACCTAATCTATGCCTGTGGATTTCAGGGAGCTATTGAGTGGTTTGCTCAGGAGAGCGTGAAGTTGCTGGAGATCAATGTTCAGCCCTCTTTTCTGAAGAAGTACCTTCCTGACGGTCATTTATTTGACCTTTTTCTGGAAAGCATGGAAAGGAAACAATCGGCTGTTATCTCACCCCACAACTATCCGATCACCCCACAAATGATGAAGTTGATCCAGGGAATTATTCACTGTGATCGTACCGGGCATTTTAAGCGCATGTTTTTGGAGTCGCATATTATCGAGCTACTCATGCTGCAACTAGAGCAGATTTCGAGTCATGACTGCAACGTGTTTTGTGCTATTGACAAGCAGCACTGGGAGCGATTACACGCGGCTCGGGAGATTCTAGACCAGCAGCTCAATGCCAATTTTACGCTCAACAGTCTCGCGCAGCAAGTTGGCACGAATGAATTTGCGCTGAAAAAGGGATTTAAAGAACTGTTTGGCACCACTGTTTTCGGATACTGGAATCAAATTAAGATGCAAGAGGCAAGAACATTGCTGACCGAAGGGATGATGAACGTTACCGAAATTAGTTCGAAAGTTGGGTATAAGAATCCTCAGCATTTTAGTACGGCCTTTAAAAAATATTTTGGTTACTCCCCGAGTGAACTCAAAGTTCGGTATTAA
- a CDS encoding TonB-dependent receptor: protein MIIAKSSVNWLTLDRIWKVAFSFFLTATFHPSFAEANQCQVTLTILDEDRNEIIGAYIEIPEVNQKAVSNISGEATFLLSQGTTYTLYVSSLGFETVQHAIKIPTDGDFQLQIILKESTTSLDEVVISGKSQRAAAEELPYKAQIVNLSTLRAQPIQVTTLLNQLPGVRIRQEGGAGSDANIMLNGIDGKGVKLFVDGIPVYLLGAGYALNTISPGMIEHIEVYKGTIPVDYGSDALGGVINVVSRYGNAEYADVSYGYGSWNTHEASVTVRENFGSQDNYFINLDGFYNYSDNNYWMDNVDVVVDDLFNTEKGRARRFNDRFQSLLTRFQAGVRNQRRADELMLMSSFSRIDREWQHGLRAEVPWGEPASIQDSWNAAISWKKYGKSERWNASIVAGYTYDQLNFVDTARRTYFWDQNFTSKINGGETGLYSNGTRPVLTTRTLFSRESFSYSLNNQHTLNLTMLLTNDELRIQNEVLPQEDQEGLLPAQKLLKNYTGLALASEFFGSKLTNTVSAKHFYTRSSGVTFDNRMVGPRETNEFSIFGYGDVIQYQMSPLITMNLGYEFTVRQPDDEEIFGNYLTVAPNPSLNPEQSHNINFGTEYSTYKKRFNAGMTFFYRNTSDRIFLNAVTFGLARYENLIGTQAVGAEFHADYLIFGGLRAAVNATYQDITLQETSPEGNIPNRYLGSRVPNTPYLFGNGQLSYSRKSAWLGNGTINAGYDFNYVHEFFLSWAEDGRAETKDIIPTQALHNINFSWMAPKDRWSIGVECRNLTDARAFDNFSVQRPGRSFYVKARVFFGT, encoded by the coding sequence ATGATAATTGCAAAGAGCTCTGTTAATTGGCTCACCCTCGACCGCATTTGGAAGGTTGCCTTTAGTTTCTTTCTTACTGCTACGTTTCACCCTTCATTTGCGGAAGCGAACCAATGCCAGGTTACATTAACTATCCTTGACGAAGACCGGAATGAAATAATAGGGGCCTATATTGAAATACCCGAAGTTAATCAGAAGGCAGTTAGTAATATCAGCGGCGAGGCTACTTTTCTGCTTAGTCAGGGTACTACCTATACCTTGTACGTTAGCTCACTAGGCTTTGAGACGGTTCAACACGCGATAAAAATACCAACTGATGGAGATTTTCAGCTACAAATTATTCTGAAAGAATCGACTACGAGTCTGGACGAGGTAGTCATCAGCGGAAAGTCACAGAGAGCAGCCGCAGAAGAGCTACCGTATAAGGCGCAGATCGTCAACTTAAGTACCTTAAGGGCTCAGCCAATTCAAGTTACTACCCTATTAAACCAACTTCCGGGGGTGCGAATACGGCAAGAGGGCGGAGCGGGGAGCGATGCGAATATTATGCTGAACGGAATCGATGGCAAAGGAGTAAAACTCTTCGTCGACGGCATTCCGGTATATCTACTGGGCGCAGGCTACGCGCTTAATACCATTTCACCCGGAATGATTGAACATATAGAAGTCTACAAAGGTACCATACCGGTAGACTATGGTTCCGATGCATTGGGCGGGGTAATTAATGTAGTTAGTAGGTACGGTAACGCCGAATATGCGGATGTAAGCTATGGTTACGGTTCTTGGAACACCCACGAAGCATCCGTTACGGTTCGAGAAAACTTTGGGAGCCAGGATAATTATTTTATTAATCTGGATGGTTTTTATAATTATTCCGATAATAACTATTGGATGGATAATGTCGATGTTGTTGTCGATGATCTATTTAATACTGAGAAGGGGCGGGCTCGTCGGTTCAATGATCGGTTTCAATCCCTACTTACCCGATTTCAGGCCGGGGTTAGAAATCAGCGCAGGGCTGATGAGTTGATGCTGATGTCCTCATTCTCACGTATTGACCGGGAGTGGCAGCATGGGCTCCGAGCCGAAGTACCTTGGGGCGAACCTGCCTCTATCCAAGACTCGTGGAATGCCGCTATCTCATGGAAAAAATACGGAAAATCAGAGCGATGGAACGCCTCCATCGTGGCGGGCTATACCTACGACCAACTCAATTTTGTTGACACCGCCCGAAGAACGTACTTCTGGGATCAAAACTTTACTTCCAAGATCAACGGCGGTGAAACGGGACTGTACTCCAACGGAACCCGCCCAGTGCTGACCACCCGGACCTTATTTAGTAGGGAAAGCTTTAGCTACTCGCTGAATAATCAGCATACACTCAATCTAACCATGCTCTTGACCAACGATGAGTTGCGTATTCAAAATGAAGTACTCCCACAAGAAGACCAAGAAGGACTATTACCTGCTCAAAAATTGCTTAAGAATTACACTGGTTTGGCGCTGGCTAGTGAGTTTTTCGGCAGTAAGCTAACCAACACCGTATCAGCCAAGCACTTTTACACCCGGTCGTCGGGAGTGACGTTTGACAACCGCATGGTAGGGCCAAGGGAAACGAACGAGTTTTCTATCTTCGGATACGGCGACGTGATTCAATATCAGATGAGTCCCCTGATAACCATGAATCTGGGGTACGAATTTACGGTAAGGCAACCGGACGATGAAGAGATTTTTGGTAACTACCTCACGGTAGCTCCCAACCCTTCTTTAAATCCTGAGCAGAGCCATAATATCAACTTCGGTACTGAATACAGCACTTACAAGAAGCGGTTTAATGCGGGAATGACATTTTTCTACCGCAACACCAGCGACCGGATTTTTCTGAACGCAGTAACCTTTGGGCTGGCCCGGTACGAAAACCTCATTGGAACGCAGGCAGTGGGCGCAGAATTTCATGCCGACTACTTGATCTTCGGAGGACTGAGAGCGGCGGTTAACGCTACGTACCAAGATATCACCTTACAAGAAACCAGCCCAGAGGGGAATATCCCCAATCGCTATCTAGGTTCTCGGGTGCCCAATACCCCTTATCTGTTTGGTAATGGACAATTATCCTACTCAAGAAAGTCAGCCTGGTTGGGCAACGGGACAATTAATGCTGGCTATGACTTTAATTATGTGCATGAGTTTTTTCTGAGCTGGGCCGAAGATGGTCGGGCAGAAACCAAGGACATTATACCTACCCAGGCATTGCACAATATTAACTTTTCCTGGATGGCTCCCAAAGACCGCTGGAGCATAGGCGTAGAATGCCGCAATTTGACCGACGCTCGAGCTTTCGACAACTTTTCAGTACAGCGACCGGGAAGAAGTTTTTATGTAAAAGCCAGAGTATTTTTTGGCACTTAG
- a CDS encoding DoxX family membrane protein, producing the protein MNTVRYIIRFLLALIFVYAGIEKLFLPYNPSVFKSDVEMTDPKFFEFYDFLMGTGYLYFVGFFQLLNGLLLVFRRTYLLEAIMMIPLMLCLLMTHVFISRYMGFIVFDSVMFLMNGFLVLSHFSELKTIFLKPQTKLI; encoded by the coding sequence ATGAATACTGTCCGATATATCATTCGGTTTTTGTTGGCACTAATCTTTGTTTACGCCGGGATAGAAAAACTATTCCTGCCTTACAACCCGTCTGTTTTTAAGTCAGACGTAGAAATGACCGACCCGAAGTTCTTTGAGTTTTACGATTTTCTGATGGGCACCGGTTATCTCTACTTCGTGGGATTCTTTCAACTACTGAACGGATTGCTTCTCGTATTTCGGAGAACGTACCTTTTAGAAGCTATCATGATGATACCGCTTATGCTGTGCTTACTGATGACGCATGTGTTCATTTCCCGATACATGGGCTTCATTGTCTTTGATAGTGTAATGTTTTTGATGAATGGCTTTCTGGTTTTAAGTCATTTCAGTGAATTGAAGACGATTTTCCTTAAACCGCAGACCAAGCTCATTTAA
- a CDS encoding ABC transporter ATP-binding protein produces MKLEIHNLSKTYSNGVQALKGVSLTIGKGMFGLLGQNGAGKSTLMRTIATLQDADTGIIHFNGVDVAKEPEKLRKTLGYLPQEFGVYPNVTAEELLLHIADMKGIVHKGERKDTVEALLQKVNLYDVRNKKLDGYSGGMKQRFGIAQALIGNPDLIIVDEPTAGLDPMERNRFYNLLSELGEDAVVILSTHIVEDVSTLCTDMAIIGQGRVVLTGKPHEVEESLRGKLYEMPVSKDELPRYQEKYNVISHRFFAGKMMITVLTDDVLSNGFDAKAPSLEDAYFNILATSS; encoded by the coding sequence ATGAAACTAGAAATACATAATCTCTCTAAAACCTACTCTAATGGCGTCCAAGCGTTAAAGGGTGTTAGTCTTACCATCGGTAAAGGCATGTTTGGTCTGCTCGGTCAGAACGGAGCGGGTAAATCTACTTTGATGCGTACGATTGCTACCTTACAGGATGCCGATACGGGCATCATCCACTTTAATGGCGTTGATGTCGCCAAAGAACCTGAAAAGCTCAGAAAAACCCTTGGTTACTTACCCCAAGAGTTTGGCGTTTACCCTAACGTTACTGCGGAAGAATTGCTTTTGCATATCGCCGACATGAAAGGAATTGTCCATAAGGGAGAGCGGAAGGATACAGTAGAGGCACTGCTCCAAAAAGTCAATCTGTACGATGTTAGAAATAAAAAATTGGATGGTTACTCGGGGGGGATGAAACAACGGTTTGGCATTGCCCAGGCACTGATTGGAAACCCCGATTTAATTATTGTGGACGAACCAACGGCAGGCCTGGACCCGATGGAAAGAAACCGCTTTTACAACTTACTTTCTGAACTGGGAGAAGACGCCGTAGTCATCCTGTCTACTCACATCGTGGAAGATGTAAGTACGCTTTGCACCGATATGGCCATTATCGGCCAAGGCCGGGTAGTACTTACGGGCAAGCCTCACGAAGTAGAAGAGTCCCTTCGGGGAAAACTCTATGAAATGCCAGTGAGCAAAGATGAGCTCCCCCGTTACCAGGAAAAGTATAACGTCATCTCTCATCGCTTTTTTGCTGGAAAAATGATGATTACCGTGCTGACGGATGACGTTTTATCTAATGGGTTTGATGCTAAAGCCCCTTCTCTGGAAGATGCCTACTTTAATATTTTGGCTACGAGTAGTTGA
- a CDS encoding four helix bundle protein has product MKNYKELLIWQKGMDIWKETYQLSKELPREEKYGLISQVQRASASIPANIAEGSARESTKNYHYFLQIALGSCFELETFIIGMVEMQMVDKVKADELLSKIDEEQKMIMSFMKKVKSPS; this is encoded by the coding sequence ATGAAGAATTATAAAGAACTATTGATCTGGCAAAAAGGAATGGATATCTGGAAAGAGACCTACCAGCTTAGCAAAGAACTTCCTCGTGAAGAAAAATACGGTCTGATTAGCCAAGTTCAGAGAGCCTCGGCTTCTATCCCGGCTAATATAGCTGAAGGAAGTGCGAGAGAAAGTACTAAAAACTATCATTATTTTCTTCAGATAGCTTTAGGCTCATGCTTTGAATTAGAGACATTTATTATAGGTATGGTTGAAATGCAGATGGTAGATAAAGTAAAAGCTGATGAACTTCTATCCAAAATTGATGAGGAACAAAAGATGATTATGTCATTCATGAAAAAAGTAAAATCCCCCTCGTAG
- a CDS encoding ABC transporter permease: MISSIIKHELKQRLFTWVSLIFFLMLVFQAIWYTKGAFDYYANENVLMNAPSIIYRNYAGMGMLMIIIIAIATGGVLYKDIQYKSAQWTYALPINDKHFFIGRFLAAFLYLIIISTGLIVGHFLLPYSGIGVAERFGSAPVGQIFHGWLMFTVPNLFVYVALVFFSIVFSRRIATSYLAVFAVVITFLIAQTSYETGGGNNLLAYLLVDPGGYVAAQYYADLQTSIEKNTAYFQLTGYILQNRLLWIGLALLLSIAAYFKFSFKYFIQAGTDKSKKVKEDNKSILANASIQLPQVVKQFRIPDFLTKLWTLSKLEFLNIVRPTSFKIILGIILLMVFLQNVTWNATFYIGEELPISSNMTFFRLQWGVFVNMLIMIWAGELFFKDKTVNIWQITDSLPVPVWVTQLSRLVAVMGLSLVLSLSFIAVSIFTQILLGGISYIDMGRFAEDLLLHRWAFLTFTLYTALVFFIAGLTSQRIVTHILSVGFFLFLIVSFDMGIIEDLRFGYALPPGIEDFSETSGYGIFQQSANWFFLLWLSLAAALIMAGIWLWKRGADKKWSNRLSLKSVQLNHVSKVAMLICLGVFFVLMSFISKNVYKSGNFTPEAEEERLDATYEKKYKYLEARSQPKYEAVDLQLDLYPSERKALYSADITLTNSSGTDTLFLNWEDFINVSSLKLNDQELQLAKEDEEQNLTAYLIPKAARTDSLLHLSLEAEKQYIGFVQSDAQADLTYQGSYASVQDFLPVIGYDSEKELVENRKREEQELTRLTSRMAPTDDPVAKAQDAYAPDAGLVRGSITISTEADQIPFTAGKLIKTEVNEGRTTAFYNIEKPAVFNWHLGSSDYAVVNGEAKGVNYTILHKPFHTFNIELYQDAMNQGIGFMQAHFGTETVADKLQLVEIHRWQDPAYTFANTIVLSEKEGWVADTEGLQEKAYIYQTVGSGLASLWVQQQLRVANVQGADMLTKALPEAIGLQFVEETFGEEAMQLLIDKKMDKYAKDRNNEPNTEPALLYADGAEYLEINKGSVALYQLSSKVGKETFIKSVTDWTLRAEGEYATFKSMYDYLYSKLNEEDKEQAKQDFEQAV; this comes from the coding sequence ATGATCTCAAGTATTATCAAACACGAACTAAAACAACGCTTATTCACTTGGGTATCGTTAATTTTCTTTCTGATGCTAGTATTCCAGGCTATTTGGTATACCAAAGGAGCGTTTGATTACTATGCCAACGAAAATGTGCTGATGAACGCCCCGAGTATTATCTACCGTAATTACGCCGGAATGGGAATGCTCATGATCATCATCATCGCCATTGCCACCGGGGGAGTATTATACAAGGATATTCAGTACAAATCGGCTCAGTGGACCTACGCTTTACCCATCAACGATAAACATTTTTTTATCGGACGCTTTTTGGCGGCATTTCTCTATCTCATCATTATCAGTACTGGGTTGATTGTCGGTCATTTTCTTCTTCCGTATTCCGGTATTGGCGTAGCCGAGCGTTTTGGCTCTGCCCCCGTCGGCCAAATATTTCACGGATGGCTGATGTTTACTGTCCCTAACCTGTTTGTTTATGTAGCACTGGTTTTTTTCTCCATCGTTTTTTCTAGACGCATTGCCACGAGCTACTTGGCTGTTTTTGCGGTTGTCATCACCTTTCTCATTGCCCAAACGTCCTACGAAACCGGAGGAGGGAATAATCTGCTAGCGTACCTCCTAGTAGACCCGGGTGGATATGTGGCCGCTCAATATTATGCTGACCTCCAGACATCGATTGAGAAAAATACTGCCTACTTCCAACTGACCGGATATATTTTACAAAACAGACTGCTGTGGATTGGCTTAGCATTACTCCTTTCAATAGCGGCCTACTTTAAGTTCTCATTCAAGTATTTTATTCAAGCCGGAACGGATAAGTCTAAGAAAGTGAAGGAGGACAATAAAAGTATTCTTGCCAATGCTAGTATACAACTCCCGCAGGTGGTAAAGCAGTTTCGCATTCCCGATTTCTTGACAAAACTCTGGACGTTATCCAAGCTAGAGTTTCTCAATATTGTGCGTCCCACTTCTTTCAAGATCATCCTGGGAATTATCTTACTGATGGTCTTTTTGCAAAACGTAACTTGGAATGCTACTTTTTATATCGGTGAAGAATTGCCCATAAGCAGTAACATGACCTTCTTCCGCTTGCAGTGGGGAGTTTTTGTCAATATGTTGATTATGATTTGGGCGGGTGAGCTATTTTTCAAAGATAAAACGGTTAATATCTGGCAGATTACCGATTCCTTACCCGTTCCAGTTTGGGTAACCCAACTGTCTCGCTTGGTGGCAGTTATGGGGCTTTCGCTGGTATTAAGCCTGAGTTTTATTGCCGTTTCTATTTTCACGCAAATATTACTGGGTGGAATTTCCTACATCGATATGGGACGGTTTGCCGAAGACCTATTGCTCCATCGGTGGGCATTTTTAACATTTACGCTGTACACAGCTTTGGTCTTCTTCATTGCCGGTCTTACCTCCCAGCGAATAGTAACTCATATCTTGAGTGTTGGATTCTTTCTCTTTTTGATCGTTTCCTTTGATATGGGGATCATAGAAGATCTTCGCTTTGGCTATGCTTTGCCGCCCGGTATTGAAGATTTTTCTGAAACGAGCGGATACGGTATTTTTCAGCAATCGGCTAATTGGTTTTTCTTACTATGGCTCTCGCTAGCCGCCGCCTTGATAATGGCCGGGATATGGTTGTGGAAACGGGGCGCGGACAAGAAGTGGAGCAATCGTCTTTCTCTCAAAAGTGTACAGCTAAATCACGTCTCTAAAGTGGCCATGCTGATATGCTTGGGCGTATTCTTCGTGTTGATGTCATTTATTAGCAAAAACGTGTACAAAAGCGGAAACTTCACTCCTGAAGCTGAGGAAGAACGGCTGGATGCCACGTATGAGAAAAAGTATAAGTACTTAGAAGCGCGTTCTCAGCCAAAGTATGAGGCGGTAGATTTACAGCTAGACCTCTATCCATCAGAAAGAAAAGCATTGTATTCAGCCGATATAACTCTCACTAATTCTTCTGGTACAGATACCCTGTTCTTGAACTGGGAGGATTTTATTAACGTAAGCAGTCTCAAGCTAAATGATCAGGAACTGCAATTGGCGAAAGAAGATGAAGAGCAAAACCTAACGGCTTATCTCATTCCGAAGGCCGCTCGGACTGATAGTTTACTCCATCTATCGTTGGAAGCGGAGAAACAATACATTGGTTTTGTACAAAGTGATGCCCAAGCTGACTTAACCTACCAAGGGAGTTATGCGAGTGTACAGGATTTTCTTCCGGTAATTGGCTACGATAGCGAAAAAGAGCTAGTAGAAAACCGGAAGAGAGAAGAGCAGGAGTTGACAAGACTTACCTCACGTATGGCACCCACCGATGACCCAGTGGCGAAGGCGCAAGATGCCTACGCCCCCGATGCTGGGCTGGTTAGAGGAAGTATCACCATCAGTACCGAAGCCGATCAAATACCATTTACCGCGGGAAAATTAATTAAAACGGAAGTGAATGAAGGGCGCACTACTGCTTTTTACAACATTGAGAAACCGGCAGTATTCAACTGGCACCTAGGCTCTTCCGACTACGCTGTGGTGAACGGTGAGGCGAAAGGAGTAAACTATACTATTCTTCATAAACCTTTTCATACGTTCAACATCGAGTTATACCAAGATGCTATGAACCAGGGCATTGGGTTCATGCAAGCACATTTCGGGACGGAAACAGTAGCGGATAAGTTACAATTGGTGGAAATTCACCGTTGGCAAGACCCGGCTTACACCTTTGCCAATACGATTGTTTTGTCCGAAAAAGAAGGTTGGGTGGCCGATACCGAAGGGCTACAAGAAAAAGCTTACATCTACCAAACCGTCGGCAGTGGTTTAGCTAGTCTGTGGGTACAGCAACAACTTCGCGTGGCTAATGTGCAGGGAGCCGATATGTTGACCAAAGCATTACCCGAAGCAATAGGTTTGCAGTTTGTAGAGGAAACCTTTGGTGAAGAAGCCATGCAACTGCTGATAGACAAGAAAATGGATAAATACGCCAAAGACCGAAACAACGAACCCAATACGGAACCTGCCCTCTTATATGCCGACGGAGCGGAGTACTTAGAAATAAACAAGGGATCCGTAGCCTTGTATCAGCTTAGTAGCAAGGTAGGAAAAGAAACTTTTATAAAGTCCGTAACCGATTGGACACTTCGCGCAGAAGGTGAATACGCAACATTTAAGAGCATGTACGATTACTTGTACTCAAAATTAAACGAAGAAGATAAAGAGCAAGCAAAGCAGGATTTTGAGCAAGCCGTTTGA
- a CDS encoding CocE/NonD family hydrolase C-terminal non-catalytic domain-containing protein, translating into MAESGKAGYDFSDRPPRPLTRLPPLGTDFSSGWQAWDRVEKNVLTYRSDPLSTAAELIGEMELTVSMQVSTVDVDVVVILSEEFPNGDVSYVMRTALRASQRALYTAATEQAGRLIYPFTHSKPLVPNQMYQLRIGFPPVAHRLSEGFRLRLDLVPIWVATLHLGWDFSPLPYAGKVTIVSGGEEPSRLSVPYLPVAAGTPSAIHCQDRPNQPCRVSE; encoded by the coding sequence TTGGCTGAATCAGGCAAAGCGGGTTATGACTTTAGCGACCGACCTCCGCGCCCGTTAACCCGCCTTCCTCCCCTGGGTACTGATTTTTCGTCGGGCTGGCAAGCTTGGGATCGGGTAGAAAAAAACGTTCTTACTTATCGTTCTGATCCCTTATCCACCGCTGCGGAGCTAATCGGGGAAATGGAACTTACCGTAAGCATGCAAGTGTCTACCGTGGATGTAGATGTGGTGGTAATTCTTTCTGAAGAATTTCCTAACGGCGATGTTAGCTACGTGATGCGAACCGCTTTACGCGCCTCACAGCGAGCACTATATACAGCGGCTACTGAGCAAGCGGGGCGTTTGATCTATCCGTTTACGCACTCTAAACCTCTGGTTCCCAACCAAATGTACCAACTGCGTATTGGCTTTCCTCCGGTGGCTCACCGCCTGTCCGAAGGGTTTCGTTTGCGCTTAGACCTGGTGCCTATCTGGGTGGCTACGTTGCACCTGGGATGGGACTTTAGCCCCTTGCCCTACGCCGGAAAGGTGACCATCGTGAGCGGTGGAGAAGAGCCCTCGCGGCTTAGCGTTCCTTATTTACCAGTGGCGGCGGGTACGCCTTCAGCCATTCATTGCCAAGACCGACCCAATCAGCCCTGTCGGGTTAGCGAATAA